Genomic window (Dasypus novemcinctus isolate mDasNov1 chromosome 10, mDasNov1.1.hap2, whole genome shotgun sequence):
TAGAGAGGTATAAAGAAATGCCATTTGAAATGGACACAGACCTATCTCCCTCTCTGGAAAGCAAAGCATGGGGACGAGAAAAGCAGGATTCTGGATGAACTGAGACGGGGAGGGGAGTGAGATTTAAGAAGCCAGGACCCCTCCACCCCTCCAAACACAGTTATACATACCAATAGATGCTACAAAATTCTCTTCCTTTAAGCTCCTGGTGTCTAGTTCCTTAGGACCCTTTCCTGCAGTACTTGGTGCCCAAGGTCCCAGCTGGGGAACTCTCAGCTGTGCCATAGTCTTTGGGTCTCCCCTGGCAGTCAGGCCAGGATCCTTGCCAACTGGTGTACTGACACTCTCTGTTGGACTTCTTTTCCGCTTGTCTGGTTCTGGGAAAAGATCAATATAAAAAGTAGTCAAATGAGGTTAGTAGGTGGGAAGCAAGGTATGGAGAAGCAAGGATACAGGAGGGTGTGGAATGGAAGAAGTGCAAGGAAAGCCGGCCTCTTATTTGTATGATGGAGAAATATCTGCTATATATAAACACGCACTAGAAAATAAAATCCCAAAGCCTGATGGGAAGCAGCTTGTTGGGAAATCAGTCATAGGGATAAGTAAGCTCCCTTTGGGAGACACGAGGCCCACCTGGCACAATCCCTACCTTTACTGTAGTAGTGGGTCTGAGCGATCTCCAGAAGCCCAAAGATGCTGGCCATGCCGCCCAGACCTGCATGGGCATAGGACTGCTCCAGACTGAGGACTGTACACTTGAGCAGGTCTAACATCCCCTTGTACACCTTTCGGCTGATCTCCTGCAACAATAACCCAGGGGCTAGAGTCGGCAAAATTGCCTTTGGTGCCCATGTCCCACCTGCCAGTTGATTCCAACTCCCAACTCCACACACTGACCACATCTGGGATGATGTCCTGCCGGGAATCCTCCTCTGACTGTACTGTGCGGTTCAGCTTGCTCAGGACAAAGACCCGCAGCTGCTCACTCTCCAGCAGCCGCCGTACCTTCTTCATGTTGAGCCAGCCAACACCCTGGCCATCCAGCACACTGTGCACCACCTCCTTCAGGAACTGCTGGTTCTCACTAGGAGGGTCACATACCACCTCTGTGGTCATCAGCTCCTTTGCAGAGCATTCCCCCTGTCACCACACTAGATATTGCCTCCAGGGCCAAAACACAAAGTCAAGTCTCTAAATGGCCAATTCTAGCACATACCCCACCTCTCCAGATAACCTGGGGTGCCTGAGTACCCACCACAGCTGTTTCACTGTCAACACTGTAAGCTATTATGCTTGCCTGGGATTGAATCAGAATGGGAAGTGCTGGCAGGAAATTCATTTCATCTCTACCCTACTGAGAGCTTTTCTCCCACTCTCGAGTATCCCTAAAGTTTTGTCTAGGAACCACTACCTCTACCCAAGAACTTTGAAATGTGTTCTGCCATTTTTATTACCTAGAATTGCTGGATCGGCCCTGGGGTGATGGaggctctcttttcactgtcGGGCTGTGCTTAATGACAGATGACTTCTGATCCACTAAGGCCCTCCTGTTCCCTATAAGCCgggaagacaggaaagagagataTCACTATCGTAGCTTGGACGCTGGCGTGAGCACAGCCCTGGGCGGCCACGttccacacccactcccctgccGGGCTGGGTGAAGGTGGCACCAGGGCATCACACACAGGTAAAAACCAGCCATGGCAATGTggaggaggtggggatggagacTCAGGCCACTCCACATGCACCAGCAGCAGGCCCCATGGGCAAGCATGGGTGTCACGGGGGACGGGGCAAGGCAGGTCACTCATATGATGCCGCTTGCTCCATGAGGAGGATGGCCCTCAGGCAGGCACGGAAGATGCTAGGAAAAGAGAGGTCATGCACAGCTCACAGGCGAGACCCACCTTCGCCACTCCCGGGGCCGGCGTCAGTAACAATCTCCATTAGAGTATTTAGCCCAAATACTGGGACACAAAATACACAATTAGTAGGTGCACCACAATACCCCAATCCCTGTACCCCTCAATGGAGTTGTAAGTTAGATCATCTGAGCGTAATCACAAAGCTTGAAGAGTGCGTATAACCTGGGTTCTTGGGCACCTCGGAGCTGGAAGCCTGATCCAGGTGATCAGGAATCAAACAAGGCTCTAGGAAAGGCCACCCCTTAAGACCATGGCCTCACAAAACCTGTACGGACAGGGCAAATGACACGAGGAGCCTTTGCGTACTACACAGGCACATGCATGAAGGAGGGACCACTAGGTTTTCATTAAACATCCAGCATGGGGGTCCAGAGGGCTTGCAGGTATGCACAGGGAAGGGCCCTATCTGGCAGGCCCCAtcgtggagtggggtggggttgtGGGGGTACGAGATGGGAGGTGGATGGGAGGTATAAGCGCATCAAATGAGGTGAAGCTTTGGCATGCAATGAAAGAGTTATCAATTGCTCTCCTCTTCAAATGCATCAAAGGGAAAGCCAGGGGCACTAACACCTTTCCTTCCCTAACCCACCAGTCCTGTGTGGGCTCACTGGAGCAGGGCTACTTAAGTTCCTACATCACTAATGAGGAAGTCCTTTTgctcattgattttatttttccatccccAAGAAGGAACATTCCTTCAACTCCTGGCATTTTTATTCACTGGGGATGAGGGGTTACTTAAAGAAAACGTGGTGTTGCTTCTCACTGTACTTCCTACCATAATGAAATATCAGCATAAGATccagaaaaagtaaacaaaagtcAGATTAAATTCAGAAGAGTCCCTCAAACTGCGAGTGATTGCAAAGGAAATTCATGTAAAATCTTAACTGTCTTAGAAGTCAACCAACACTCCCTGGCTGGCCATAGGCCCTAGGTTGGCATGTGGCCAAAGTAAGAGGTTTCGTGACTCTGAGGACACTGCCAGACTCTCCACCACCATCCCCTGGTAGGCCAGCTCCTCAGGATGGGGTTCATTCTGAAGTTCAGGCAGTAGGGACCAGGCAGATGACTAGTGGTACCTGGTGATCCCTGTTAATCACGTACCTCTGACAAAAGTTCCCCCAGAAGCAGCACTCATCCCACAGATGTCAGTGTCCTAGATGACATAACAGGGCCTTTTTTAGCTACAAAGGTAGTTCCCATCTGAcaaacatcagaaaccatgatgTGCAGTGAAAGCCATGAGAAGCCATAAAGGGAAACAGCCAGGTCAGATGAGTCATCATACACGGGGCTCCTGACAAGCACCATTGGCTAAAATAACTCCCAGAGAATCCTGGTTTGGCAAAAGGGGAGCTGCAGTTACCTTTCAGACTAGGGAAGGGCGTGGTCTTCTCTCGGGCACCTTTGGTGGGCAGCGTGAGGTTGGAAAGACTGAAGCTTGTACTATGGTTCCGATATAGGCTGCCTATCAATGGGAAGGCGTGAGAGCCATGAGTTAGGGGGATAAAACGATCAGGGCATTGCACTTCAATGACTttatcatcttcacctccctcctCTGCAAACGTAATCTCAGTGCCTCTTTCATGGAAAGGATCAAGTCTAACTTAAGGAGCCACTGCCAGGATTGCTCACAACCCAGTAACAATTCTAATTACCACCCATAATAATGGCCGAGTCCCTCATGCCCTGCTTATATAGCCTGAAAGCCAGGAGTCACTGTGCCTCAGAGCTGAAGTTGGTGTGGTCTCTGGCTTCTGAAAACACTAGCAATCCCAATTATCCCCTGGGTTGGCTCTCTGTAATCCCTAGTCTGTTGACATCTGTACCAATACCATCCCTCAAAACTGGAAATATTCTCTTATGTAAAAAAGTCAATCTCATATAGATTTCAAAGCATGTTATGAAAAAGCCCCTCATCATGTAGAAAAGATTTTCGATAAACACCCAAACCAAATGTGACCAAAATATTTCCACAAAATTTATGTACAAACGTATGATTTTGAATACAATGCATATTTTTCAGTTGACCATTCAGCTGCCTTACCAGAAACAGACTGAAGCCTCCAGCTGTAAAGGTAATGACGAGCTGTCCTTGTCCTTTATTGACCTCACCTGTAAGTACCTTATTTGTATCATCCAAATGATCTGAATCAGGGCTTGGTAATGCCAACTCAGCCCTAATTCTAAAGTCctaagcaccatttgctgaagccAGGCCCTACTGCTGAGAAAATGGACCAGAAGAATGAGTGAGCTTAAGGCACTTACTGGCGAAAGACATGATGCCCCCGAAGCCCTCGGTGCTGTTGTTGGAGACGGTGGAGGTGGGAGAACTTGCTCTTGAGTCTGACTCTGCATCTGAGTCACTTGCCAGTTTCAAGCTGTTGGGCCGCAGCAGCTTTTGAGCCCTTGGAATGCACAGTGGCACCTATGAGCCCCAGGCTGGGGTACCTAATCCTGGGAGTGTGGGCCTTAAGCTACACTGCAGTCACCTCTCCCTTCCCTAGATCAGAGTACCACCCTCTGGGGATGGCAGGACCACGAGAGCATTCAGACTTCTCAGGCTCTCTGATTAACCCTCACCCAGGGTCCACTTTAGTGAGGTCCTTCAGTCTACCACCTAGAAGGGATCCCCAGGCTCTCACCGATTGCCATTGACATGTTGGCTGAATCGGGGAGTGTAACTTTCCCCCTGCTCCTCATCATCTTCCTCAGGGGGAAAGCCATATTGGGGCTCGAAGTATGGATTGTCATAGGTTGGCCGGCGCACTGACCCCTCTCCAATTTCTGTCTGATGCTTGTCCACGTTCGACTTGCCAATGCTGGGAGGCACGGTAGGGAGGGGCTTGGAGACACCTACTGCTGTCTTATCATCCATCTCTGCCGAGTCAGCAGGTTCCTAAGGGCCATATTAAATAAAAAGTAGTCACCTGGTGTCCAGCGATGCCTTCCTATGTTCTCAGTTTGGCTGGGCCAGGCCCAGCCTGTCAGATTCTCAGCCCaaggaatgcatgggaaaaaaaatctctgtgACACCCCTGTTCTCTGTCATCATAAACTCTATAAGGGGGATCTTAGCTACACCCTGAACAAAGCCCAGTAACCTCCTACTGGAATCAAAACTGTTTCCGATAGGCTCTAAGCTATAGGATCTAAGGGAAAAGATAGGAAGGCTGTGAGAAAAAAGGCAAATTAATGGTTACAACGTGGCTTTCCTAATGGAGATGAGGCCCACATCCCAAGCAGCTCTCACTTGTCCACCCCTCCAAAGTCTCACGTACAGAGTTGGCTCCGTGGATGACAGTGCTGGGGCTACTGCTGGCGGTGGTGCTGGAGCTAGAGCGCAGTGGGGGGTTTTCCTGGGTGTTCTCGCCATCTGGACCAGGCTCTTCTGCTTCCTTCTGGTTCTGCAGCTCATCAATCTCTACCTCACTGGCATCCCCCAGTGCCGCATGTGTCAGAGGATCCATATCTGTCAAAGCCCAAGGATGGCAGGTATATATACCACCCCAGAACCCCTGAGCTGGCCAATTCCACAACCCCCTCCAGGACACTTACTAGGAGTATCACCATTGATATCGCATTTCATCATCTCGCTGACAAAGTCACCAAGGGATGAGTAGGAAGAACTTGAGTCATCGTAATCCATACTATCACTACCACTGCAGAATGAAGaacagaaaaaacagaaagaaggggCAAAGAAAAGAATCATCAGACTGctttaagggaaagaaaaaggtgAGCACCCCTATCTCAAGaccaaggaacaaaataaaataaggaagccAAGAAAAAACTATCAGCCAAAATATAACCCAAGGCTTCAAAGACTGATCAAAACCTTCCGAGATTTTGCCCCATTGTGCTAAAGAAGCGCTGGTGAGAGCTTCCTGGCCTTAAAGAAGTGTTCTGCTGTCATAAGAGACTGCTCACCTGTCATCAGTTGGGTCAGAGTCAGAGGCACGTTCTGGTGGCATACTCAGCGCGTCAGCCATCTGAGAATTGCTATCATAGACTCGGTAATGGATGGGCTGCAGCTGATGAGCATACCACTTTGGCTTGTCACCAATCAGGGCTGGATCGAACATATCTACCCaaggagggtggggtgggaagaaCAGCATTAGCAGCACGGGGAAAAAAGGCAAGCAGGAAAAGTCTAAAGCAAACAGGAACAGAAGGGGCAGCTCAAAGATGAGAAAGGGAAAAGGCAAAAGGAAGAGCAATCAGGACAAAGGCAGAAGGTGGGCCAAGCAGAGGGCAGGGGGACTCACTGTTGTGAATTCGCTGGAAGGCATAGTTGGTGGGATTAAGGATCCATTCTCCAAAGTACTCCACAGCCTGAGTCCTGGCCAATTTCTCAGCAAAAGCAGTCTGCCGGGGACGTGAGGCTAGAAAGGAGCCAGCTTGAAAAGCTACCACAGGTCGAGGGAAGAGACGCAGGGTACGTGTGTGCATCTGAAAGCCCTGTAGCACGTTGGGGGAGTTGAAGAAACGTACCATGGCCACTCTGGGGAAGAAGGGGGTGGTGAGATCATCTGAGTCCCAAACACTGCTGGGTAAGAAGGCCCAAGATCCAAAATCACCCCCCAAAGCCATCGGTTAACAGGATTCCAAAATCAAAGCAAGAGATACCTTCAAGAATTCTCCATCTCTCCACCCAAGGTTTAAAAGGCCTAAGAGTGTAATGAACTCTTTCCTCTTTGCTTTAAGAGAGATGGCAAATACAAGTCAAATATCATACCCactttataaataaagaaattctGGCTTAGGGAAGTAGTCTGCTCCAAGATcactgagagagaaagagaccaaCTTAAGAATGTGTGATTGCAGAGTCTGCTTGGTCTTACCTGGTAGCAACATCCACAGAATCTACATCATTGCCATAGATGAGTGGATTGAATTCAGTGGAAGGAGTGGACTGCAGGTCATTAGAAGGCCTTCCCAAGAGAAGTGGGATATCCTGGCCCTCATGAAATTTCTCTAGATTGAGGATGGGCTGGGTGTTGAGACTCATGCTGGCTAGGGCCTATGGAATAAGAAGAAATCCTCATACAAGGCAGATTTCTGGGAGACAAGCCAATAGCATCTCCTAGGAAAGAGGCTTCTTAAAGTTTCCATATCACACTCTCCGCTGAAAAATTTCTGCAACAAAGAACTGTGCTAATATGCAGATCAAGGCCAACCCTTCAAGCCTTAATCTTTGAAATAagaatccaagtttttagtttcTGAAAAATAATCTAATTGTGTAAATTTTCAGCTCAAGCCAACGTAGCTCAAAGCAACCTGACCAGATCTGAAGTCTAGGGCAATGGTTTTCAAACCTTAATCATGAAATCTTGTTATTCAATTGAAATCTCATGTGGTGATATAAACAGCTGAAACATGTAAAAGCAGAGCTTCTCCGAAGGGCACAAGGACATAGGCTGAAGGACATAGGAACCAGAGCCTCAGGGCATAGTGCTCCCAACCTAAACCAGCCcctaagaggcttcaaagtgcAGTCTGAAAGTTACTGGTCTAGACTAGCAGAGCCCAAACTTAATGAGCATAGGAATGACTTAAGGATGTTAAAATTCAGATTCTAATTCAATAAATCTGGGGtgattgtacattttttaaaatcaattttattgatacctattcataaaaattacaatccatccaaagtgtactaattctgcatttttaacaagcccAGGTGATGCCAATGCTGCTGGTCTATTCACCACACTTTAAGTAGCAAGGATCAGAATACAGGGTCAATGAGCCCAGGGATCTTAGCTCCTATAAACATGTGAAGTATAATCCCATATATCAGCCCTTTCATACTAAGGCAATCATCAAGCATGAAACACCAGCAAGGAAAGACAGAGAGATTTCTGAATTTGTAATTCTCACCAGATTCTGTGGTAAAAGATATCATATTATATCCGCAGCAATGAAACAAGTGATACAAAAGGACCCATTTAAATCCAAATAGGTATCACCTAGAGCAGGGGTTTTatcaaggggtccatgagcttgaatagaaattaaaaaaacaacaacattattcttgtgggatgtgttggtgcaggcatgatatatttattaaataacacacagtataatgtggacttagtaaggggtccatggttttcatctgactggcaaaagggtccatggaacaaaaaaggttaagaacccctgaccaagggaagcagacttggctaaCTGCtggaacatccgcctaccacgtgggaggtccagggttcaaacccagggtctcctgacccgtgtggtgagctggttcatGCGCAGTGcggatgcacacaaggagtgccctgccacagaggagtgtcccccgcgtaggggagccccacgcacaaggagtgtgccccgtaaggacagccaccccccGTGAAAGTGCACCCTAtgtgctgacgcagcaagatgacacaacaaaaggagacacagattcccagtgctgctgacagccATGCacgtggacacagaacacacagcaaatggacacggagagcagacaactggcgaggtggggaggggagagatataaataaaaataaataaataaatcttcaaaaaaaaaaaaaaagcctgaccAAGAGGTACTACTAAATACCTCAGACAACACACAGGGAGATTCCTGAAGATCTTTCAGAACAGAGCAAGGATTCCTAAAATTAAATACAGTGCTATCTACTGGTGGTCCTACATAACACATAGAGCAGGACAAGGAAGTGGAGCCTTGTCATGTTTTACCTTCAGGTACTGTACTCAGCAtgcagaagaggaagaaaaaaatccatcaatGTAAGTGGACTTAAGGGACAACTCAAAAAAAGGAACTTTTGAAGGAAGGATTCTATAGGGACCTAGGGATagattcaaaaagaaaatataaaaaagtcaGATTGCCCAAACTACTACCATCTTACAAGACTGAGAGCGCTCCAAGGCCAAAAAGAATGGCAGGTATGGCAAGAAATGGGAATTGATGAGTTGTTTTATATTGCATTGTAATATAATTAGAGGGTAGGAGGGTATTAAATGAATTAGAAGGAATCTAAAAGGCACTTTTTGAGATAATATTCACCCTGCCACCCAGAAATGGGATACAACTCTCCTTAGGCTTCCTACTGCCCACTCAAGGCATAAAATCTGCACCACCTGAAGTTTGAAAGGAAGCTGGCTCTTAGAATAACTGTCTTTCTACCGCAATCCTGTATCATCTAttgcttccctttattttcttcattctttactTGCCTGCTTTAAATGTTTTTTCAGCTCTAATGATTCTGGTTCTGGCAGGATAGGTAGCACTTCTGCATTGGTTGGGGCAATCACCTGCACAAGAGGAAAGATAATAGGCATGTTCTTAGAATTGCTCAGGAGTTTCTCTTACATAACGGTAAATAGAAGAGGAAGTCGTATATACAATATTATCAGGGTACATATGAATTCATGCACACTACATATACTCATATATCTGATATACATACATATCTGAACGGAAATATATCTAAGTGTTATTGGTGATTATCTCAGGATAATAGGATTAcagtttttgctttcttctttacatttatttgtatttgctaAAGTTACAATGAATATATGTAAGGGTATCCTTGAGTCTATTACACTGCAGAATGTCAATAtaagtttgttctttttccccAAGTCTCCATCAAAAGACAGCTTCTTAATGGAAACCAGGCCCCAGGAAAGCCATCAGGAGATGACCTACACCATATGCAATGGTCTGGCAGCCACACCTGCCCTACTGCTCTTGGAGCATGCAGGAGGGGCACTTAGTTCTGGCAAAACTGAATCTTAAAATTCTTTGAGTCCTAACCAAGAGCCTTTTTAGACAACTTACTAGCCAATGAAGTAAAagcagaattgaaaaaaaatggattCAATGAGTCTCATAATAGAAAATAACCCACAACTTAGGTGCCTCTCCTGAGAGCAGTATAGAAAAACAGAACATAATCCTATTCCAGATCCTACAAATGTCTCAGCCAGGAACCTCACCCTACTGCTGTCCAGATCCACTAGCCACACATCATCAGGCATTTTAAAGTCCAGTTTGTAGAGGAAAAAGCTGGCAGGGACCCCAATGATGTATGGGGTTGGAGCCAGCAGCAGCtgtggaaaagagagagaggataagaaacaaagaataaaactTAGCATGATCAATTCCACTTAATGAGTCAGGATTTTTCTATATATGGAAGTTGAGGTCTACAATCCCTTTTCCAAAACTCTTCAAGGTTACATTATGTAACACCTGCAGCAAGGTTGGGGCCCACAGCCTATAATCATTAACATCAATAAAGCATTGGTTTTGCCACCAAAACAGTACTGGTCAGGTTAGATTTTGCTGATAAGTGATTGAGCACTAGTACTGACTGATGACTTCCTTGGGCACTGACTAAGCCCTCTCCCTCAgggagatgagaaatcagcacttaatcttattgggtatctcttgtatgtgattcattgcttttctcttgctgctctcagatttctctttgtctctgacattttgattagtatgtgtcttggagtaggtctattaggatttatttggATTGAAGTATGTTGTACTACTTGGACATGGAAaattatgtccttcaatagggctggacAGAGTTGGGAAGAGTAGAGGTGACAAAGCCAGAAAAGACTCACCTGCTCTGCTGATGCCATGCAGGTGGGAAGCAGTGGGATTACAGGAAACATATACTCCAGGGGGTAAATCATTGCCACGAATGCCATCACAGACATGGAGAGTGCATTGTAGTCTCGGGACTGTAGCACCATCTGCCACAAGCCATACCATAAGGATCACTCAAGAGTAGAATATAAGAAGTAGGAGAAAACACCTTCCAACACTGTACTTTAGTTTCTGTTCCACCATCCCTCCAGCTCTAGGAGCTCGGCTTCCACAATTACCAGTGCCCAATGCCCCAGCTGGCTTGCCACCTCCCAACCCAAGCACCACTGTCATCCTCTTGGGAATCACTCCTTTACTGTCCTAGTTCTTGTacacatacgcacacacacacccccaactCAGGATCACTCACTGAAACAGAACTTTTGATATTTTCAGAGAATTAGGTCAATAAAGTTAGGGATAATTCAACTGAGTAGCAAGCCTGTGAACATATTCCCACACAATACCAGTACCATAATTCAACCCACACCCACTGAGTACCTGCTGTATATCAGGCATCATGTTACCTCCTAGAGACGAAGCAATAAAAAATATGCAGAGATGCAAACTCTGTCTTGAAAGAACACATGGTCTAGCCTCTGCCATTCTTCAAAGCCCTTCCCCTAGAAAGCTGGCCCTCTCACCTTGTGCTCTAACAGGATGCAGGTTAGCACCTGAAGACAGGCGTCTACACCCAGAAGTTCCAAGGGAAGGTGTAATGGAAAATCCACTAGGGTGAATCGAGAGGGGTCTGGGAGAGCAAAGGTCAGAGCTGGCTGAAGCTCCTGGGGTAGGACCTCAATGTCCACTCGCTTCTGCCCAGAGATGGGTACTGGGGAGCGCAGTAGTCGATAGATCCAGGCCTcaatttctcgaaggtcatgcAGAAGGGCACTTGACTTCTCTTCCACAAGCAACGATCCAGTAAAAATGCGCCACATGGTGTCCCTGGAGAACAAACAGCAGGAAGAAGACACGTAAGCATCAGAGGCTGATACCCCACAGCAACCCAATATAATTAGAGGGAGTATTATGATGACAATTGGAAAAGGAGCATCAACAGGAAAGCCCACTCTTTTGGCTCAGACACTACCAGAGGTTATATATGAAGGAGTGAAAAAGTATGCAAAGAATGTATATgtgataaaatatttaggaataaatttaactaaggatgtaaaggacttgtacacagaaaactataaaacattactgaaagaaattaaaaaagatctaataaatgaaaggatatcccatgttcatggattggaaaattagATATTGTTAAAATGTTGTGATGGATTGAACTGCGCatcccagtttggacatgttcttggtcttggtagCATTCTGGTGGCTGTGGACTcactgtaaataagatctcttgggaagtggatgtggcttaagcagttgggtgcctgcctcctgcatgggaggtcccggattcagttcccagtaccgcctaaagaagataagacagcaaactgatgcgACAGctagctgatgcaaaaagatgatgcaacaagatgacacaacaagatgatgcaacgaagagacacaataaggaaaacaataagagacacaacaaccaGGAgcaggtggctcaagccattgggtgcctcccttccccatgggaagtccctggttcagtttctggtgcctcctaaaaagaagataagcacacaacaaacagacacagagagcagacagcaagagcaaaacaaaaaggggcaggggagaaaaacaaattaattaaataaattaaaaataaataaataaaataagatagcttcaagatgttacttcagttaagatgtggcccagctTAATCAGGTTGGGCTTAAACCggattgctggagtcctttataagcagtgGGAAAGTCAGACGGAGAAGGAAGCATGGGGAgtaaccagaagctggaagtcaatggaacccagaagagaaaggagaagatgccacggtatacattgccatgtgaaggaaaagtcaaggaacgagtattgccagcagccagcccctgcatgccacagtcttcaggcaGAATGATTGccttgccaataccttgattttggacttcacctagcctcaaaaccataagccaataaatccctattgCTAAGCCACCATATTataaggtatttgttttagcagttggaaaactaaaacagatgtcaattctacccaaagcaatttacagattcaatgctatACCATTCagaattccaatagccttctttgcaaaaatggaaaagccaatcagcaaattcatatggaagggtaaggggtcttaAATacccaaaatcatcttgaaaaagaacaaagccaGGGGATtcacactttccaatttcaaaacttattacaagctacagtaatcaaaacagtttggtactggcacaaggaaagacatacaaaccaatggaaatgaattaagagttcataaataaaccttcacattgatggtcaattgattttttacaagagtgttaagtccactcaatggggaaagaacagtttcttcaacaaatggtactgggaaaactggatatccaaaagcaaaataatgaaagtgtacccctacctcataccatatacaaaaattaactcaaaatggatcaaagacctaatataagaACTGAAACCATACTTGAAAAAAACACAGGAGCCATCTTCAGGATCTTATACTTGGCAACAGACTCTTAGACTTTACaccgaaagaaaaaatagataaattggatttcattaaatttaaaaaacttttgtgcatcagagGACATTATcataaagtaaaaagacaacctacagaatgtgagaaaatatttggaaactatatatctggTAAGGATTTAACATCAAGTGTTTATAAAGAaatactagggaagcagattggctcaactgataagagtgtctgcctaccatataggaggttcaggatttgaacccagggcctcctgacccatgtagtgagctggcccacactcagtgctgccatgcgcaag
Coding sequences:
- the MADD gene encoding MAP kinase-activating death domain protein isoform X26 — protein: MVQKKKFCPRLLDYLVIVGARHPSSDSVAQTPELLRRYPLEDHTEFPLPPDVVFFCQPEGCLSVRQRRTSLRDDTSFVFTLTDKDTGVTRYGICVNFYRSFQKRMPKEKGEGGAGSRGKEGARVTCASDEVGTESSESGSSLQPPSADSTPDVNQSPRGRRRAKGGTRSRNSTLTSLCVLSHYPFFSTFRECLYTLKRLVDCCSERLLGKKLGIPRGVQRDTMWRIFTGSLLVEEKSSALLHDLREIEAWIYRLLRSPVPISGQKRVDIEVLPQELQPALTFALPDPSRFTLVDFPLHLPLELLGVDACLQVLTCILLEHKMVLQSRDYNALSMSVMAFVAMIYPLEYMFPVIPLLPTCMASAEQLLLAPTPYIIGVPASFFLYKLDFKMPDDVWLVDLDSSRVIAPTNAEVLPILPEPESLELKKHLKQALASMSLNTQPILNLEKFHEGQDIPLLLGRPSNDLQSTPSTEFNPLIYGNDVDSVDVATRVAMVRFFNSPNVLQGFQMHTRTLRLFPRPVVAFQAGSFLASRPRQTAFAEKLARTQAVEYFGEWILNPTNYAFQRIHNNMFDPALIGDKPKWYAHQLQPIHYRVYDSNSQMADALSMPPERASDSDPTDDSGSDSMDYDDSSSSYSSLGDFVSEMMKCDINGDTPNMDPLTHAALGDASEVEIDELQNQKEAEEPGPDGENTQENPPLRSSSSTTASSSPSTVIHGANSEPADSAEMDDKTAVGVSKPLPTVPPSIGKSNVDKHQTEIGEGAQKLLRPNSLKLASDSDAESDSRASSPTSTVSNNSTEGFGGIMSFASSLYRNHSTSFSLSNLTLPTKGAREKTTPFPSLKGNRRALVDQKSSVIKHSPTVKREPPSPQGRSSNSSENQQFLKEVVHSVLDGQGVGWLNMKKVRRLLESEQLRVFVLSKLNRTVQSEEDSRQDIIPDVEISRKVYKGMLDLLKCTVLSLEQSYAHAGLGGMASIFGLLEIAQTHYYSKEPDKRKRSPTESVSTPVGKDPGLTARGDPKTMAQLRVPQLGPWAPSTAGKGPKELDTRSLKEENFVASIELWNKHQEVKKQKTLEKQRPEVIKPVFDLGETEEKKSQISADSGVSLTSGSQRTDADSVTGVSPAVMIRSSSQDSEVSTVSNSSGETLGADSDLSSNAGDGPGGEGGAHLASSRGTLSDSEIETNAATSAIFGKAHGLKPGVKEKLVGSPVRSSEDVSQRVYLYEGLLGRDKGSMWDQLEDAAMETFSISKERSTLWDQMQFWEDAFLDAVMLEREGMGMDQGPQEMIDRYLSLGEHDRKRLEDDEDRLLATLLHNLISYMLLMKVNKNDIRKKVRRLMGKSHIGLVYSQQINEVLDHLANLNGRDLSIRSSGSRHMKKQTFVVHAGTDTNGDIFFMEVCDDCVVLRSNIGTVYERWWYEKLINMTYCPKTKVLCLWRRNGSETQLNKFYTKKCRELYYCVKDSMERAAARQQSIKPGPELGGEFPVQDMKTGEGGLLQVTLEGINLKFMHNQVFIELNHIKKCNTVRGVFVLEEFVPEIKEVVSHKYKTPMAHEICYSVLCLFSYVAAVRSSEEDLRTPPRPVSS